A section of the Melopsittacus undulatus isolate bMelUnd1 chromosome 3, bMelUnd1.mat.Z, whole genome shotgun sequence genome encodes:
- the CNRIP1 gene encoding CB1 cannabinoid receptor-interacting protein 1, with the protein MGDIPGLVKISVSLKIQPNDGAVYFKVDGQRFGQNRTIKLLTGAKYKIEVVLRPGTVQATTMGIGGVTVPLEEKSRDAQVVSYTGIYDTEGVPHTKSGERQPIQVNMQFNDIGVFETVWQVKFYNYHKRDHCQWGNSFGCIEYECKPNETRSLMWINKETFR; encoded by the exons ATGGGCGACATTCCCGGCCTCGTGAAAATCAGCGTCTCCCTTAAGATCCAGCCCAACGACGGGGCCGTGTATTTCAAGGTGGACGGGCAGCGCTTCGGCCAGAACCGCACCATCAAGCTGCTGACCGGAGCCAAGTACAAGATCGAGGTGGTCCTGCGGCCCGGCACCGTCCAGGCCAC AACAATGGGCATCGGAGGTGTTACTGTCCCACTGGAAGAGAAATCGAGGGATGCACAGGTGGTCTCTTACACAGGGATCTACGACACAGAAGGGGTGCCCCATACCAAGAGTGGGGAGAGACAGCCCATCCAGGTCAACATGCAG TTTAACGACATTGGCGTTTTTGAAACAGTCTGGCAAGTCAAATTCTACAACTACCACAAGCGGGATCATTGCCAATGGGGTAACAGTTTTGGCTGTATTGAGTACGAATGCAAACCAAATGAAACACGCAGTCTTATGTGGATCAATAAAGAGACCTTCCGCTGA